A segment of the Alistipes communis genome:
CATTCATTTCGAAGTCGTGCAGCGGTGGATCGCCCCGGACGGGCGATGCGCCACCCGTGCAAGACTCATAACGAACCGGCCTTTCTACAAGACGTGGGATTATGCAACCTCGTTGGAACTGCGCCCCCATAAGCCGCTGTATAATATCCATCCCCGTTGTGTTCATCCCCGGCCGCAACTCCTTCCCGAACTGCGAAGAAGCGGTTACAACGGACAGTTTTACCACATATCCCCGCCGGAAATGTTCTGCGCCCTGCTGCGCGACAGCCATGCCGAAACCCTGCTCAAGATGGGACAGATAGAACTGTTGAAGCACTTTACCGAGAACCCCCGCACATTGGACGACTACTGGCCGAGTATCCGTATCGTTACCCGCAGCGGGTACGCAATTACCGATGTGGGAATGTGGTGCGACTATATAGACCTATTGCGCTTTTTCAATAAGGATTTACGCAATGCCAAATATGTGTGCCCCGCCGACCTCAAAGCGGAGCACGACCAATATGTAAGGCGGAAAATGGAATACTTACGCAAGCAGAAAGAGCAGGAACGCATACGGGAAGCGATGCGCCACGAGCAGGAATACCGGAACGCAAAAGGACATTTTTTCGGCCTCGACCTCACGGACGGCAAAATCCACGTCCGGGTATTGGAGAGCATCGAGCAGTTCCGGCAAGAAGGCGAAGCCATGCACCATTGCGTCTTTACCAACGAATATTACCGCCGGGACGATTCGCTGATCCTCTCGGCCTCGATAGACGGCCAACGGCTCGAAACGGTCGAGGTTTCGCTATCCCGATTGGAGGTGGCGCAGAGCCGGGGCGTATGCAACAAGGACAGTCCGTACCACAAGCAGATTATAAAACTCGTTCAGCACAATATGCACCTTATAGAAAATCGACTGACAGCGTAATCCTAAATCTATCAATAATTAGAATCGGGGCGGCGAAAGCCGCCCATAACACCCAAACCATGAAAACAGACACGAATAACCAGAACCCGACCTACGAAATCCGGCAGAACGGAAAAGCCGTACTCCAGTCGGATTGCGAGTTTTCGCTTCCGATGATTTTCAACAACCTTACGGGGCGAAATTTTGCAAAGAAATCGGAATATCACGATTATATCCGATTTATCGCTATCAAAGAAATGGGCTTTACCTACGGGGAAATAGAACTTGTCAAAAACGGAGAGGTCGTAGCCAAAGGACATATCACGAAGAAATAAAATCGGGGCGGCAAAAGCCGCCGTTCAAACCTTTTATCAACCGAAAACAGACAAAACTATGGGAACATGGGGATCAGGAATCTACGAAAACGAT
Coding sequences within it:
- a CDS encoding PcfJ domain-containing protein produces the protein MQPRNSFEQQIEEAGRTLRPISARQIRWAFDRCVVRYGRRTTKGVITCTECGHAWTDKTARKHCICPACHTRLTIDDNHLRRIYDTADYALFMTVHDGIQVLRFVYLAYYVRIGERAKYIHFEVVQRWIAPDGRCATRARLITNRPFYKTWDYATSLELRPHKPLYNIHPRCVHPRPQLLPELRRSGYNGQFYHISPPEMFCALLRDSHAETLLKMGQIELLKHFTENPRTLDDYWPSIRIVTRSGYAITDVGMWCDYIDLLRFFNKDLRNAKYVCPADLKAEHDQYVRRKMEYLRKQKEQERIREAMRHEQEYRNAKGHFFGLDLTDGKIHVRVLESIEQFRQEGEAMHHCVFTNEYYRRDDSLILSASIDGQRLETVEVSLSRLEVAQSRGVCNKDSPYHKQIIKLVQHNMHLIENRLTA
- a CDS encoding DUF7688 family protein yields the protein MKTDTNNQNPTYEIRQNGKAVLQSDCEFSLPMIFNNLTGRNFAKKSEYHDYIRFIAIKEMGFTYGEIELVKNGEVVAKGHITKK